The following are from one region of the Mesorhizobium shangrilense genome:
- a CDS encoding extracellular solute-binding protein, producing MSTRIRIAAFAMAAAVSLAVSAPTLAEGNLAIYAWADSISPEMVAKFEKETGIKVTVDAFSSNEDLLTKLQAGSSGYDIVTPSQHFVKIMIDSGLLEDFGASSMAAYQQVLPEWQKPWWDPSGNHSIPLAFGNAGYTVNRDLYKGPVDSWKTYFEPPAELKGKIASLAQPDEVIPAAENYLGIKYCSEDPQEMKRVLDLLLAQKPFVAAYSSDNIENRIGSGEVAAHFWWDGNTMRLRRNDKANVEYAMPKEGLVGWLDSYVVPKGASNVENAKKFISFMTQLDNATAQYNYYGHSSPVKIDESKALYNKQTAPELFPTVPVKMGQACSPAAQELVTKVWTQLLQ from the coding sequence ATGTCGACAAGAATTCGTATTGCAGCGTTTGCCATGGCAGCGGCCGTGAGCCTTGCCGTCAGCGCGCCGACTCTGGCGGAGGGCAACCTGGCCATCTACGCCTGGGCCGATTCCATCTCGCCCGAGATGGTCGCGAAATTCGAGAAGGAAACCGGCATAAAGGTCACGGTCGACGCCTTCTCCTCCAACGAGGACCTGCTGACGAAGCTGCAGGCCGGCTCCTCCGGCTATGACATCGTCACGCCTTCGCAGCACTTCGTGAAAATCATGATCGACAGCGGGCTGCTCGAGGATTTCGGCGCCAGCTCGATGGCTGCCTACCAACAAGTCCTGCCGGAGTGGCAGAAGCCGTGGTGGGATCCGAGCGGCAATCATTCAATCCCGCTCGCTTTCGGCAACGCCGGCTACACCGTCAACCGCGACCTCTACAAGGGGCCGGTCGACAGCTGGAAGACCTATTTCGAGCCGCCGGCCGAACTGAAAGGCAAGATTGCCAGCCTTGCGCAGCCCGACGAAGTCATTCCGGCCGCGGAGAACTACCTCGGGATCAAATACTGCAGCGAAGACCCGCAGGAGATGAAGCGCGTGCTCGATCTCCTGCTGGCGCAGAAGCCTTTCGTCGCGGCCTATTCCAGCGACAACATTGAAAATCGCATCGGCAGCGGCGAGGTTGCCGCGCATTTCTGGTGGGACGGCAATACGATGCGCCTTCGCCGGAATGACAAGGCCAATGTCGAATATGCGATGCCGAAGGAAGGCCTGGTTGGCTGGCTGGATTCCTATGTCGTGCCGAAGGGCGCATCCAATGTCGAAAACGCCAAGAAGTTCATCAGCTTCATGACCCAGCTCGACAACGCGACGGCGCAGTACAACTATTACGGCCACTCCTCGCCTGTGAAGATCGACGAGAGCAAGGCGCTCTACAACAAGCAAACCGCCCCAGAGCTGTTCCCGACCGTTCCGGTCAAGATGGGCCAGGCTTGCTCGCCGGCGGCACAGGAACTCGTCACCAAGGTCTGGACGCAGCTTCTGCAGTGA
- a CDS encoding ABC transporter ATP-binding protein, producing the protein MIDEGGHRASRKAVEIKGVSKVFGTYQALKPVSFDIYDNEFFTLLGPSGCGKTTLLRMIAGFEQPTAGQIFLHGSDIQGLPPHKRRVNTVFQSYALFPHMSVEQNIGFGLENLGWSKARRDARVADMLRLVHMEAFARRKPQQLSGGQRQRVALARALAPEPEVLLLDEPLSALDLKLRQAMRDELRTLQRKTGITFVFVTHDQEEALDMSDRICVLGDGEIQQLGTPAAIYEEPANRFVADFIGETNFLDADVIAVDGEQATVKTPLGMTLTASHKKAVAGQKAFMSIRPEKISLPAQDNPIAVDGTIMGTNYLGGYTYYLVETGGTKLRVSKRNSVSSGQMFEIGQPVKVGFAAESVRILGA; encoded by the coding sequence ATGATTGATGAGGGCGGCCACCGCGCATCTCGAAAGGCCGTAGAGATCAAGGGCGTCTCCAAGGTGTTCGGCACCTATCAGGCGTTGAAGCCTGTTTCTTTCGACATTTACGACAACGAGTTCTTTACGCTGCTCGGGCCGAGCGGCTGCGGCAAGACCACGCTGTTGCGCATGATCGCCGGCTTCGAACAGCCAACGGCGGGTCAAATTTTCCTGCACGGCTCGGACATACAGGGGCTGCCGCCGCACAAGCGGCGGGTCAACACCGTCTTCCAGAGCTACGCCCTGTTTCCGCATATGAGCGTCGAGCAGAATATCGGCTTCGGGCTCGAAAACCTGGGCTGGTCAAAGGCCCGCCGCGATGCGCGCGTCGCCGATATGCTTCGTCTCGTTCATATGGAGGCATTTGCCAGGCGCAAGCCGCAGCAATTGTCCGGCGGCCAGCGTCAGCGCGTTGCGCTCGCCCGTGCGCTGGCACCCGAACCGGAAGTCCTGCTGCTCGACGAACCACTCTCGGCACTCGACCTGAAGCTCCGCCAGGCCATGCGTGACGAATTGCGCACCCTGCAGCGCAAGACCGGCATCACCTTCGTCTTCGTCACCCATGACCAGGAAGAAGCACTCGACATGTCGGATCGCATCTGCGTTCTCGGCGATGGCGAGATCCAACAGCTCGGCACACCTGCCGCCATCTACGAGGAACCGGCAAACCGCTTCGTCGCCGACTTCATCGGCGAGACCAACTTCCTCGACGCGGACGTGATTGCCGTGGACGGCGAGCAGGCGACCGTGAAGACGCCGCTGGGCATGACCTTGACGGCTTCCCACAAGAAAGCGGTCGCGGGACAGAAGGCCTTCATGTCGATACGCCCGGAGAAAATCAGCCTGCCCGCCCAGGACAACCCGATCGCTGTCGATGGGACGATCATGGGCACCAATTATCTTGGCGGCTACACATACTACCTGGTCGAGACGGGCGGCACCAAGCTACGCGTCTCCAAGCGCAACAGCGTCAGCAGTGGCCAGATGTTCGAGATCGGACAGCCGGTGAAAGTTGGCTTCGCCGCCGAATCCGTGCGGATCCTCGGCGCATGA
- a CDS encoding GMC family oxidoreductase: MQTGSYDYIVVGAGSAGCVVANRLSANPSTRVCLIETGGSDNSPRVKVPAGILSLYGNPNYDYCYVGVPQPHLNDRRIPVNRGKALGGSSSINSMVYIRGAAQDYDEWSRLGCIGWAFSDVLPVFKKLERNLIGQDPLYHGTSGELLVDNPRDPNVLSNMFVKAGSNAGLPVNTDFNAESQFGLGIYNVTQDRGQRFSSFTAFMRPVLDRKNLTVLSECEVLDLTINEGRATGVRMRHKGEQKTLCARREIVLSAGAINSPKILLASGIGPAAELQEIGIKPAVDLPGVGKNLQDHVDGMITVRSSSTKTLGLSLPNLPRMLAAPFWYLGGRKGMLTTNYVEAGGFARTRYANGIPDIQFHFVPGYRSHRGRLVEYGHGYAIHTCVLRPKSVGELKLSGASSRDVLIDHRFFSDEEDARVLVEGIKIARRIFAAAEFDEIRGMEMLPGKDVRTDDEILAYLRSEALTVYHPVGTCKMGMDATAVVDPATLKVIGIAGLRVADASVMPKLIGGNTNAPSMMIGQRAADMMLGQETPL; encoded by the coding sequence ATGCAGACCGGAAGTTATGACTACATTGTCGTGGGCGCCGGCTCGGCCGGTTGCGTGGTGGCCAATCGGCTGAGCGCAAATCCATCGACCAGGGTGTGCCTGATCGAGACCGGGGGTAGCGACAACAGCCCGCGGGTCAAGGTGCCCGCCGGCATCCTCTCGCTCTACGGCAATCCGAACTATGACTACTGCTATGTCGGCGTGCCTCAGCCTCACCTCAACGACCGCAGGATTCCGGTCAATCGCGGCAAGGCGCTGGGCGGTTCGAGCTCGATCAACTCGATGGTCTACATTCGCGGTGCCGCGCAAGACTATGACGAGTGGTCGCGTCTCGGCTGCATTGGCTGGGCGTTCAGCGATGTGCTTCCCGTCTTCAAGAAGCTCGAGCGCAATCTGATTGGCCAGGACCCGCTGTATCACGGCACAAGCGGAGAGTTGCTGGTCGACAACCCACGCGATCCGAACGTGCTTTCGAACATGTTCGTCAAGGCCGGGAGCAATGCAGGCCTCCCGGTCAACACCGATTTCAATGCCGAAAGCCAGTTCGGCCTCGGCATCTACAATGTCACGCAGGATCGCGGTCAGCGTTTCAGCAGTTTTACCGCTTTCATGCGTCCCGTGCTCGATCGCAAGAATCTCACGGTTCTAAGCGAATGCGAGGTGCTCGACCTCACCATAAACGAGGGACGCGCGACGGGCGTCAGGATGCGGCACAAGGGCGAACAGAAGACGCTTTGCGCTCGCCGCGAAATCGTGCTCTCGGCCGGCGCGATCAATTCGCCGAAGATCCTGCTGGCTTCCGGGATCGGCCCGGCGGCCGAGCTTCAGGAGATCGGCATAAAGCCGGCTGTCGACCTGCCGGGCGTGGGCAAGAACCTGCAGGACCATGTCGACGGCATGATCACGGTCCGCTCCTCGAGCACCAAGACGCTCGGCCTGTCGTTGCCGAACCTGCCCCGGATGCTGGCGGCGCCTTTCTGGTATCTTGGCGGCCGAAAAGGCATGCTCACCACGAACTATGTCGAGGCCGGTGGCTTTGCCAGGACAAGGTACGCCAACGGCATTCCCGACATCCAGTTCCACTTCGTGCCGGGCTATCGCAGCCATCGCGGCAGGCTGGTGGAGTATGGCCATGGCTACGCAATCCACACCTGCGTGCTCAGGCCCAAAAGCGTTGGCGAACTCAAATTGTCAGGTGCATCGAGCCGGGACGTGCTGATCGATCATCGGTTCTTCTCCGACGAGGAGGACGCCAGGGTGCTGGTCGAAGGCATCAAGATCGCGCGCCGGATCTTTGCAGCCGCCGAGTTCGACGAGATCAGAGGCATGGAGATGCTGCCGGGCAAGGATGTCCGCACCGATGACGAGATCCTCGCCTATCTGCGCTCCGAGGCGCTGACCGTCTATCATCCGGTGGGGACCTGCAAGATGGGCATGGACGCGACGGCCGTCGTCGATCCGGCAACGCTGAAGGTGATCGGCATCGCTGGCCTGCGGGTCGCGGATGCGTCCGTCATGCCGAAGCTGATCGGCGGCAACACCAATGCACCCAGCATGATGATCGGGCAGAGGGCTGCGGACATGATGCTGGGCCAGGAAACGCCGCTGTAG
- a CDS encoding branched-chain amino acid ABC transporter permease, which produces MQGSASTAAPGKAAAAAFTVVSQLCGAAFLYLILKVDGGWQVVGLLVLLGLGFYLLEKLPWIADYALASFARVPLVAMVTAAVVVLAFPFFVGSNTYILHLLIVAELYAVLALALNFQLGSANIPNFATGASYGIGAYVSALLAINFGVSFWLTLPVAALAATLFGFIIGIPSMRTRDTYLALVTIAFGVVVQQLLNNFSWTGGPNGLVGIPAPSLFGHSFADPLVILGWKLPSQANFYYLSAALVVVAIVTAHRLHGSRIGLAWNALRADEIAARAQGINVAWFKVLAFAVDAFLAAFAGTIYAFYVSYISPDNFTFLVSVTIMTMVIVGGMDNIFGVIVGAFLLTILPEKLRAFADYRLLFFGVVIIGFLMIRPQGLFPQRMRRYGGDL; this is translated from the coding sequence ATGCAGGGAAGCGCTTCAACCGCCGCGCCGGGCAAGGCAGCGGCCGCGGCCTTCACCGTTGTCTCGCAACTGTGCGGCGCGGCTTTCCTATACCTCATCTTGAAGGTTGACGGCGGCTGGCAGGTGGTCGGCCTGCTGGTCTTGCTCGGACTGGGCTTCTATCTGTTGGAGAAGCTGCCGTGGATCGCGGACTACGCGTTAGCGAGCTTTGCCCGGGTTCCGCTCGTGGCGATGGTTACCGCGGCCGTTGTCGTCCTGGCTTTTCCGTTCTTCGTCGGCTCGAATACCTATATCCTGCATCTGCTGATCGTCGCCGAGCTCTATGCCGTGCTCGCGCTGGCGCTCAATTTCCAGCTCGGCAGCGCCAACATTCCGAACTTCGCCACCGGCGCGTCCTACGGCATCGGTGCTTACGTATCGGCGCTGCTGGCGATCAATTTCGGTGTCAGTTTCTGGCTGACGCTGCCGGTCGCGGCGCTGGCGGCAACGCTGTTCGGTTTCATCATCGGCATTCCATCGATGCGCACGCGCGACACCTATCTGGCGCTCGTCACCATCGCCTTCGGTGTCGTGGTCCAGCAATTGCTGAACAATTTCAGCTGGACCGGTGGCCCCAACGGTCTGGTCGGCATTCCGGCGCCCAGCCTGTTTGGCCATTCCTTTGCCGACCCGCTGGTGATCCTCGGCTGGAAACTGCCGAGCCAGGCGAACTTCTATTATCTGTCAGCGGCGCTGGTCGTCGTCGCCATCGTCACGGCGCATCGCTTGCACGGCTCGCGCATCGGGCTGGCCTGGAACGCGCTGCGCGCCGACGAGATCGCCGCCAGGGCGCAAGGCATCAACGTGGCGTGGTTCAAGGTGCTGGCGTTCGCGGTCGATGCCTTTCTCGCCGCCTTCGCCGGCACGATCTACGCCTTCTACGTTTCCTACATTTCCCCCGACAATTTCACCTTCCTTGTCTCCGTCACCATCATGACCATGGTCATCGTCGGCGGCATGGACAATATTTTCGGCGTCATCGTCGGTGCCTTCCTGCTGACCATCCTGCCCGAGAAACTGCGCGCCTTCGCCGACTATCGCCTGCTGTTTTTCGGCGTCGTCATCATCGGCTTCCTGATGATCCGACCGCAGGGGCTGTTCCCACAACGCATGCGGCGCTACGGAGGCGACCTGTGA
- a CDS encoding ABC transporter ATP-binding protein: MLELSDVDTSYDAVPMLRGVAMNVRPGELVCLLGPNGAGKTTTFMTVCGVVRAQRGKVAVLGRDMATLGTENLAALGVGLVPEGRRLFPSLTVIENLRLGYDAVSGRGPNFAAQLDKMSNLFPRIRERLRQVAGTLSGGEQAMVALARALIGEPRLVIMDEPSLGLSPKLIGEYFEITREIHRRGTTILLIEQNAEMGLGIADRGYVLVKGKVAQEGPAKELLSSKAARSLYL, from the coding sequence ATGCTTGAACTCAGCGACGTCGATACCAGCTATGATGCGGTGCCGATGCTGCGCGGCGTGGCGATGAACGTTCGCCCCGGCGAGCTGGTCTGCCTGCTCGGGCCGAACGGCGCCGGCAAGACGACCACCTTCATGACCGTCTGCGGCGTGGTGCGGGCCCAGCGCGGCAAGGTCGCGGTGCTGGGCAGGGACATGGCGACGCTTGGTACGGAAAACCTGGCGGCGCTCGGTGTCGGCCTCGTTCCGGAAGGACGCCGGCTGTTCCCAAGCCTGACCGTGATCGAGAACCTGCGCCTGGGCTATGACGCGGTGTCTGGTCGGGGGCCTAACTTCGCGGCGCAGCTGGACAAGATGAGCAATCTGTTTCCGCGTATCCGAGAACGTTTGCGCCAGGTCGCCGGCACCTTGTCAGGCGGCGAACAGGCGATGGTCGCACTGGCGCGCGCGCTGATCGGCGAACCCAGGCTGGTGATCATGGACGAACCGTCGCTCGGTCTCTCGCCCAAGCTCATCGGCGAGTATTTCGAGATCACCCGGGAGATCCATCGCCGCGGCACGACCATTCTTTTGATCGAACAGAACGCGGAAATGGGACTGGGAATCGCCGATCGCGGCTATGTCCTGGTCAAGGGCAAGGTCGCCCAGGAAGGACCGGCAAAGGAGCTGCTCTCGTCCAAGGCGGCCAGAAGCCTCTACCTCTGA
- a CDS encoding branched-chain amino acid ABC transporter permease: MAELLVQQLVNWITLGCIYALLAIGFSLIFGVLDVIHFSHGDVAMTAPFITLGLAQALATALGASSPAWLVIAVPLAVLAVGLIGVLLDKVIIRRFRDAPAMMALVATVALGIVIRELIRHLYPEGSNPHAFPRLVTGMAFEVSGVAISWFALLVVTLTVALVALLFVFLRMTPLGLRIRAASEDRIVARMMGIRDARVFRATFFIASAIGAIAGLLFASYAGVTRFDFGVMAGLLGFSAAVIGGLGSMPGAILGGLIIAGIEVLAQTFVPDGASYRLVFVFLLVIAVLIFRPAGLLGRTVMEKV; the protein is encoded by the coding sequence ATGGCGGAACTGCTTGTCCAGCAACTGGTGAACTGGATAACCCTTGGGTGCATCTATGCCTTGCTGGCGATCGGATTCAGCCTGATCTTCGGTGTCTTGGACGTCATTCATTTCTCTCATGGCGATGTCGCGATGACGGCGCCTTTCATCACGCTGGGACTGGCCCAGGCGCTGGCGACCGCGCTTGGAGCCTCGAGCCCCGCCTGGCTGGTCATTGCGGTGCCGCTAGCCGTGCTCGCCGTCGGTTTGATCGGTGTCCTGCTGGACAAGGTGATTATCAGGCGCTTCCGCGACGCGCCCGCCATGATGGCGCTAGTGGCGACGGTGGCGCTGGGCATCGTCATCCGCGAACTGATCCGCCATCTCTATCCTGAGGGATCGAACCCGCATGCCTTCCCCCGCCTGGTGACGGGCATGGCTTTCGAAGTCTCCGGCGTCGCCATCAGCTGGTTCGCCCTGCTTGTGGTCACGCTGACCGTCGCGCTGGTGGCCTTGCTGTTCGTCTTCCTGCGCATGACCCCGCTCGGCCTGCGCATCCGGGCGGCCTCGGAAGACCGGATCGTGGCGCGGATGATGGGCATCCGCGATGCCCGCGTCTTCCGTGCGACGTTCTTCATCGCCTCCGCGATCGGCGCCATCGCCGGGCTTTTGTTCGCAAGCTATGCCGGCGTCACCCGGTTCGACTTCGGTGTCATGGCCGGCTTGCTCGGCTTTTCCGCCGCGGTGATCGGCGGCCTCGGCTCGATGCCAGGCGCCATCCTGGGCGGACTGATCATCGCCGGCATAGAGGTGCTTGCGCAGACATTCGTGCCGGACGGCGCTTCCTATCGACTGGTCTTCGTCTTCCTGCTCGTCATCGCCGTGCTCATCTTCCGCCCTGCCGGCCTGCTTGGGCGCACCGTCATGGAGAAAGTCTAG
- a CDS encoding ABC transporter permease gives MSTRDDVRRYPGFGPFSVIFFAYLYLPIAVVVFYSFNANRIVSNWGGFSLHWYTTALSNANLLTAVKTSLLVAAVATVASTLVALMAALVLVRGRNVRFRRISETVVNLPLLLPEIVVAVAVLILFSEVGLANGMAKLMIAHTTFCIPFAFLPIRARLQGMDLDLEEAARDLYATGWVAFRRVTLPLILPGVFAGAMLAFVISMDDFITSNLLNSGGATTLPVYIFSLIKQGVSPQLNAISTLIMVVSVVLATAAFLLQRRQ, from the coding sequence ATGAGCACTCGAGATGACGTCAGACGCTATCCGGGATTCGGCCCCTTCAGCGTGATCTTTTTCGCCTATCTCTATCTGCCGATCGCCGTCGTGGTGTTCTATTCGTTCAACGCGAACCGGATCGTCTCCAATTGGGGCGGCTTCTCGTTGCACTGGTACACCACCGCCCTGTCCAACGCGAACCTGCTGACGGCGGTGAAGACCTCCCTGCTGGTCGCCGCGGTCGCCACCGTTGCCTCGACACTCGTCGCACTGATGGCGGCATTGGTCCTGGTGCGGGGGCGCAATGTCAGATTCCGTCGCATCTCTGAAACGGTGGTTAACCTCCCGCTCCTCTTGCCCGAAATCGTTGTAGCCGTCGCCGTGCTGATCCTCTTCTCCGAGGTCGGGCTCGCCAACGGAATGGCCAAGCTGATGATCGCGCACACGACCTTCTGCATCCCGTTCGCCTTCTTGCCGATACGCGCGCGACTGCAAGGAATGGACCTCGATCTGGAGGAAGCGGCCCGCGATCTCTATGCGACCGGTTGGGTTGCCTTTCGTCGTGTCACGCTGCCGCTCATCCTGCCGGGGGTCTTCGCCGGTGCCATGCTGGCCTTCGTCATCTCGATGGACGATTTCATCACCAGCAACCTGTTGAATTCCGGCGGCGCCACCACACTGCCGGTCTATATTTTCTCCCTGATCAAGCAGGGCGTGTCGCCACAGCTCAACGCAATCTCGACATTGATCATGGTTGTTTCGGTGGTGCTGGCGACCGCGGCCTTCCTTCTCCAACGACGGCAGTAG
- a CDS encoding branched-chain amino acid ABC transporter substrate-binding protein yields the protein MAIALGAAQAQADQIKLGFIGPLSGGNAQQGLGARNGFLLAIEQANASGYPHQVEGVILDDASDPAVGVSAAQKLVNDPSVIAATGHWNSSVALATIPVFNRSQMPFIVWGAVSPKITEQNFPNVTRVTPTLVNENKPLAEAIAKQGKIKKIAIISDTTDYGAANTKWFGDFFKAAGGEIVSSDAAAVGTTDFRAMLTTAKAAAPDAVYFGGVVTEAALVRSQMADLGMGNLPMYGISGIYDPKFIEIAGAAAEGTIAGTPSVQSNPKLEEFNKAYETKAYPDPAGSYAKYAYEATQILLEVIKEKGIDDKEALSKAIRDIHHDGILGDVSFDANGQTNMAIDIDMFVVRNGKWEKM from the coding sequence TTGGCCATCGCACTGGGCGCCGCCCAGGCTCAGGCCGACCAGATCAAACTCGGCTTCATTGGACCGCTCTCCGGCGGCAACGCCCAGCAGGGGCTGGGCGCCCGCAATGGCTTCCTGCTCGCGATCGAACAGGCCAATGCCAGCGGCTACCCACACCAGGTGGAAGGCGTCATTCTCGACGACGCCTCCGATCCGGCCGTCGGCGTTTCAGCGGCCCAGAAGCTCGTCAATGATCCGTCGGTGATCGCGGCAACCGGGCATTGGAACAGTTCGGTCGCACTGGCGACGATCCCGGTCTTCAACCGCTCGCAGATGCCGTTCATCGTCTGGGGCGCGGTCAGCCCGAAGATCACCGAGCAGAATTTCCCGAACGTGACCCGCGTGACGCCCACGCTGGTCAACGAGAACAAGCCGCTGGCCGAAGCCATCGCCAAGCAAGGCAAGATCAAGAAGATCGCGATCATCTCCGACACCACCGACTACGGCGCGGCCAACACCAAGTGGTTCGGGGATTTCTTCAAGGCCGCCGGCGGCGAGATCGTTTCCTCGGATGCCGCGGCAGTCGGCACGACCGATTTCCGCGCCATGCTGACCACGGCGAAGGCGGCAGCGCCTGATGCGGTCTACTTCGGTGGCGTCGTCACCGAAGCCGCGCTGGTGCGCAGCCAGATGGCCGACCTTGGAATGGGCAATCTGCCCATGTACGGAATTTCGGGCATCTACGATCCGAAGTTCATCGAGATCGCGGGGGCGGCCGCCGAGGGAACCATTGCGGGAACTCCCTCCGTACAGTCGAACCCGAAGCTCGAGGAATTCAACAAGGCCTATGAAACCAAGGCCTATCCCGATCCTGCCGGTTCCTACGCCAAATATGCCTACGAGGCCACGCAGATCCTGCTCGAGGTCATCAAGGAAAAGGGCATCGACGACAAGGAAGCGCTGAGCAAGGCCATTCGTGACATCCATCACGACGGCATTCTGGGCGACGTCTCGTTCGATGCGAACGGACAGACCAACATGGCCATCGACATCGACATGTTCGTCGTGCGCAACGGCAAATGGGAGAAGATGTAA
- a CDS encoding ABC transporter permease — translation MKPSIKNPNWNVLGLLPAHVIMLLTLIIPIGIIVVVSFSTRGPYGGFEYVFTSAPYKQLLFNQGWTGELEFNPQYLIVVARTLVLSAVTTSICLLLSFPVAYFIALQRPTVKVLLIYLVTLPFWVSMIVRVYSWIIILGKDGVIEKTLRGLGLVDQMDSLLFGNTAMLVGLVYSYIPLMILPIFASIEKLDHALIEASHDLYGNRLTTLRRVILPLIRPGMIAGAILVFVPSLGAVLEPTLLGGGKTMMMGNLIQLQFGGARNWPLGAAIAIVLMAAVMVFLVFQGLRSIRTEGLERAS, via the coding sequence ATGAAGCCGTCCATCAAGAATCCGAACTGGAATGTCCTTGGCCTGCTGCCGGCCCATGTCATCATGTTGCTGACGCTGATCATCCCGATCGGAATCATCGTTGTCGTGTCGTTCTCCACGCGCGGCCCTTACGGCGGCTTCGAGTACGTGTTCACCTCCGCTCCCTACAAGCAGCTCCTGTTCAACCAAGGCTGGACCGGCGAGCTGGAGTTCAATCCGCAATATCTCATCGTGGTCGCAAGGACGCTGGTCCTGTCGGCGGTGACAACCTCGATCTGCCTGCTTCTAAGCTTCCCGGTCGCCTATTTCATCGCGCTCCAGCGACCGACGGTCAAAGTCTTGCTGATCTATCTTGTCACACTGCCATTCTGGGTTTCGATGATCGTGCGCGTCTATTCCTGGATCATCATCCTTGGCAAGGACGGGGTCATCGAGAAGACCCTTCGTGGTCTGGGCCTCGTCGACCAGATGGACTCCCTGCTGTTCGGCAACACAGCCATGCTGGTCGGTCTTGTCTACAGCTACATTCCACTCATGATCCTGCCGATCTTCGCCTCGATCGAGAAGCTCGATCACGCGCTCATCGAGGCCTCGCACGACCTCTATGGCAACCGGCTCACCACGTTGCGCCGTGTTATCCTGCCGCTCATCCGGCCAGGCATGATCGCCGGCGCGATACTGGTGTTCGTTCCCAGCCTCGGCGCGGTGCTGGAGCCGACCCTGCTCGGCGGCGGCAAGACCATGATGATGGGCAATCTCATCCAATTGCAGTTCGGTGGCGCGCGCAACTGGCCGCTCGGCGCCGCTATCGCCATCGTGCTGATGGCCGCGGTCATGGTCTTCCTGGTCTTCCAGGGCCTGCGCTCGATACGGACCGAAGGGTTGGAGCGTGCTTCATGA
- a CDS encoding ABC transporter ATP-binding protein, translating into MSALLKVENLTMRFGGLVALNDVSLSIDKGAVLAVIGPNGAGKSTLFNVVTGVYRPTSGRVTFDGAEITGRPSYEVVDRGIARTFQSSRLFSDLSVLDNVIIGMHTRTKTGVLDALFRPGASRREMAACVKKAEALLKLGSGDLFEQRYRPAGTLAQADRRRLEIARALASQPKLLLLDEPSVGMDDTETDALVADIVRLRAQNPELSVVLIEHDMRVVEAFPQHVTCIDYGSKIAEGDFAAVRADPRVQEAYLGKAVTHA; encoded by the coding sequence GTGAGTGCGCTTCTCAAGGTCGAGAACCTGACGATGCGCTTCGGCGGCCTGGTCGCGCTCAATGATGTCAGTCTGTCGATCGACAAGGGCGCGGTGCTCGCCGTCATCGGCCCGAACGGTGCCGGCAAGTCGACGCTGTTCAATGTGGTGACCGGCGTCTACCGGCCGACCTCCGGCCGGGTGACGTTCGACGGCGCCGAGATCACCGGCCGCCCGTCCTACGAAGTCGTCGACCGCGGCATCGCCCGCACCTTTCAGTCGTCGCGGCTGTTCTCGGACCTGAGCGTCCTCGACAACGTCATCATCGGCATGCACACCCGCACAAAGACCGGCGTGCTGGATGCGCTGTTCCGGCCGGGCGCGTCGCGCCGGGAGATGGCGGCCTGCGTCAAGAAGGCCGAGGCGCTGCTCAAGCTTGGATCCGGCGACCTGTTCGAGCAACGTTACCGTCCGGCGGGCACACTGGCACAGGCCGACAGGCGGCGGCTGGAAATCGCCCGCGCGCTGGCATCGCAGCCCAAGCTTCTGCTGCTCGACGAGCCGTCGGTCGGCATGGACGATACAGAAACCGACGCCCTGGTTGCCGATATCGTGCGGCTGCGCGCGCAAAACCCCGAACTGTCGGTGGTCCTGATCGAGCACGACATGCGGGTGGTCGAGGCTTTCCCGCAGCACGTCACCTGCATCGACTATGGCAGCAAGATCGCCGAGGGCGACTTTGCGGCGGTACGCGCCGACCCGCGCGTCCAGGAAGCCTATCTCGGGAAGGCGGTCACCCATGCTTGA